The genomic DNA CCGGTGATCTCCGCAATCACCTCGTCGGTCGTCGCCACACGCCCCCACAGGCGGCGGAAGCTCGTGAGCGTCGCCTCCTGCATGGCATCGCTGCAGGTGCCTGTGGCGTCACTCACAAGCGCCGCCCCGTACTGACGATCGGCCGCCTCCATCGCCGTCATGCCCACGCAGTTGTTGGTGGAGACGCCGGTCACGACGATCTCCTCGATGCCGCGTGCGCGCAGAACGCTGTCGATCGCCGTGGAGCCGAAGGCGCCGATCGTGGTCTTGTTCAGCACCACATCGCCCGGCTGCGGGGCGAGCGCGGGCACGATCTCATGTTCGGGACGGCCGACATGATTGCGCGTCGCCTCGAACCACTTGCGCAGATGCGCGGGCGCGTCGCTGTAGTCAGGCAGGGTCGGTCCGAGCGTGATGTAGACGATCAGCGCGTCGACGGATCGAAAGCAGGTGAGCAAGCGCTGCGTGTTCGGCACGATCAGCTGATCGATGCGGTCGAAGCGGTAGGCGGCAGAATCGAGCGTGCCGCGCTCCGCCAGCAGACGACCCAAGCCGTGTTCTCGACTGCCGCTCGCGTGCTGCATATCCACGACCACTAGGGCCGTGGAGTCAGGAGTAAAGCTAATGTCTCGAGTGAATTCATCGACGTAAGTAGGCTGGATCATTATGATTTCTCAGTTACCTCGAAGCATTCTAGTTACGGAGACTGCTTGACCGAACGCACTGCTGAGCCGAGAATCTCAAATGTCCGGACATATGCCAAGTAAGAGGCCGCTGCCCGTGAGCTCAGCATCTAACACGCCTGGTGGTGGCCCGCCGACCCTGCTCGACGTGACCTCACTCAAGGCCGGCTTCGGCGCCCGTGTGTCCGGCCTACAGATCAGCGCCGCCCCCAGTGCAGTGGACGTGACCGCAGTGCGTGAGCTCTGGCATCGCCACAAGCTACTCGTACTGCCTGCTCAGCAGGTCGAGGAGCCCGACTTAGTTGGCTTTAGCGCCGCCCTCGGCAAGCTCGAGATCCATGTGCGTGCTGAGTACCTATCGCCGCAACACCCGGAACTCCTCTACGTCTCGAACATGCGCCGCGAGGGACGCACCATCGGCATTCTCGCGGACCGAGAAGTGGGTTGGCATTACGATCAGATCTACCTGCCCAAGCCCGCCGTGGGCTCCCTGCTGTGTGCGGTCACCCTACCCGAGGCTGGTGGCGACACCTACTTCGCTGACATGGTAAGCGCCTACGCCGCCCTACCGGCGCGGACCCGCGAGCGCCTAGCAGGCGCGGAGGCGATCCAGTCCTACGCCGCGTTCAACGCCATGTACTCCGTACCGACCACCCCCGAGCAGGCCGCGCGCACGCCGGACTTGCGCCAGCCCGTCGTTCGCACCCATCCGTACACCGGTGAACAAGCGCTATACCTGTGCCCCGGGATGACCACGCGCATCACCGGCATGGCCCAACACGAGAGCGATGCGCTGCTGCAGGAGCTCTTCGACTGGAGCGTGCAAGAGCGCTTCGTCTACCGCCATCGGTGGGAGAAGGGTGACTGCGTGCTGTGGGATAACGCGGCGACGATGCACCGCCGCGATCCCTTCAGTGGCGGCGAGCGTCTGATGAAGCGCACCACGATCCTGCCCGACGACGATCGCGCCCGCCCCTTCTACCGCGCTGAATCCTCCACGTAGCGCAGGGCGCCCGCCAACCTCGCCCCCTGGCTCTGCGCCAACGCGGCACACAACCCAATTTGCTCCATCGCCTGGCGTAGCGGTCGGCGATGACCTGGCACCTCGGCTCCCTTCTCGGCGAACAACATCGACAGCTGCCGTGCTCGCTCAGCGCTGCAAAAATCCGCGGCAGGCTGCGGCGAGCGCCGCCGATACTGGGCTGGGATCACGGCCATTAGCTGCGTGAAATGCGCGCGATACCAGTCCCAGGCCTGCGCACGAGTGGACGGACCCTCGAACAGGGCGTTGACCAAGGCCCAGTTCTCGCGCGTACCGAACTCACCTGCCAGAACCCTCGCCTGTGCATCGGCCCGCAGGGTGGGCGATTGACTGCGCCCAAGCACCTTGACGGCAGCAGCTTCGAAGCGCGGGTCGTCAAGCTCGTCCCGGCGCATGAGCATGCGCTCGATGAAGGGCGCGCCGAGCTCCTGCACCCCCACCGTGAGCGCCGTGTCGTAGCGATCCGCATCCAGCGCACTCGCATCGGGATCTCCCCCGAGGCCGACGAAGTCCGCGGCATCGCGCGCCAACTGGCGACGCAAGGCGGGGTCGCGCGCATCGAGGGCCAAGAAGCGCGCCAGTGCCGTGCGCAGCAACTGGTCCTCCTCCGTTCGCGCCCACGCGAGCGCGGCGAGGCGCGGGCGGTAATGCTCGCCGGCCCAGCGCAGCAACGTCTGTCCCGCCGTCTCATCGAGCACCGTGGCTGCGTAGCGGCGCAGCCGCGCCATCGGCGCAGTCACCACCAGGCGATGCTCCGCCGCTGCCGCCGCCTCCACCACATGGAGCAGCGTACTCGCCGGCAGGGTGCCCGCCTCGAAGGCTGCCATCGCGCTGTCGATCACCGTGAGGGCCTCCGTCGCCTCGATTTCCGCCAGCGCGGCCAGCAACGCCTGCCAGCCTTTCGCGGACAGCGAATAGCGATAATAGCCAGCACCATCGGCGTTTGGGTGAAGCCAGGCGGGGCAGTGGCCGGCAGGAGCGTTCAGTGCGAGTTCGCTGCTCGCATCGCGCAGCAAGATGCAGGCCCGTCCTCGGTCCCCGGTCTCAGGGCCAGCGAATGCCACGCAAACGGGGATCACCCAGCGCTGCACGGCTGCCGCCTCCTCGGCGGGTGACCCGACCGGCAAGTAGCGTCGCTGCGCGAGCCGCACGCGTGGCGGCGCGTCGGGCGCACACTGCAAGGCAGCGGACACCTCTGGCACGCCCGGTTGCTCTACGAAGCTTTGGAACGACTCAGTCAAGGCAGGCTCGCCCGAGGCCTCGCCGATCGCCTCGAAGAAATCCGCCGAATCCGCCGTGCCGTCTGCGTAGCGAGCGACGTAGCGCCCGAGGGCCGGCCGGAAGGCCTCCGCGCCGAAGTAGGCATCCGCCATCGCGATCAGCGCTGCCCCCTTGCTGTAGGGGATCGAGGTGTAGGCGTTGCGAATGTCCTCGTTGAGGGCAATCGGCTCACGCACGCGACGCACGCTTGCCAGGGAGTCTTTCGCCATCGCGTCCACGGTGCGAGCCCGGGCCGTCATGTCATGGCCGGCCTGCGGCTCCCACTGGGTCAACACGAAGGGAGTGGCCCACGTCGCAAACCCCTCCTTCAGCCACAGATCGTCCCACCAGGGCGGTGTGACCACATTACCGAACCACATATGCGCGATCTCGTGGGCGTGGACGGAGATCAGGGCCCGGCGCACGGCGGGCGGCGGCGTGCCGTCGATCAGAATGCGCTGCTCGCGATAGCTGATGGCGGCGGCCAGCTCCGTGGCGCCGCTCGGCCACTGGGGCGCTGCGACGATATCGAGCTTGGCGTAGGGATAGGGCTGACGCAGGGATTGCTCAAAGATCTCGACGAAGCGTGGCGTGATGTCGAGCACGTACGCCAAGGCATCACCACGCCCCTTGCGGGCGATGCCTCGCAGGGGCAAGGGAGTCTTGCGTACATCATTCGGCGGTATCGCGGGTCGCTCCACCACGTCGAAGGGCCCCACCGCCAAAGACAAAAGATAGGTGGACAGGGGGCGTGTGGTAGCAAAAGTCACCCGCTGCATGCCGTCGCCCGCCGGCTCCCGCCTCACCTCCGGGCCATTTGAGATAGCCGCGTAGCCCTCGGGAATGGTGAGCGAGATATCGAAGGGCGCCTTGAAGCCAGGCTCGTCGAAGCCCGGCAGGTACTTGCGGGCTTGGATGGACTCGGACTTCGCCAGCGCGTAGAACTCGCCCTGCTCCTGCACAGCGAACAGCCCTGCTAGGTTACGGTCGAAGAGCGCATCGTACTCTAGGGTGAGCGTCACTACTCCCGGCCCCACAGGCCCACCGTCGATATCCACGCGGGCCACACCGGAGGGCAGGACGTCGCGCCACTGGGCATCCCTACGCGAGCGGCCTTGAATGATCTCTGCGCGTGCGATCTGCACCCCATCGCCATGCAACCACAGGTGGGAGACGGCCTCGTCCAAGCGAAGACGAATCGACACTCGACCGCCGAAGCGCTCGTGGCGTGGATCGATTTCCAACTCGAGCGTGTAGTGCAGGGGCTGCACTTGCGGAGGCAAGCGCCCGCGCGGCGCGGCATCCGGGTACGCTGCATATGCGATACCCGTCACGGCAACGCTGAGCAAGACGCTGAGTATGAGCAAGGGCAGGCACGCGAGGTGTCTAGCGGGCATAGGTAAGGTCTCGGCGTTCGGAAGCAGCGCCGATGATGTCGCGCCTGGGCGGTGAGCGCCAGCACACTGTGGCGGGCGGGATTGGCGCAGGAGGCCCGCGAGTCTCGGGCAGGGCTTCGAAGGCCGGGCGCAGCGTGATCGCGATGAACTCAGCCGGTGCGGTCTCCCTCGGTCGCCTGCGCACCAGTCGCGCCATCAGGGCCCTCACACCCGACGGCGCAGCATTTGCCGAGCTGGCGTCGCCGCGGCGGCGCCCCGCTCTGTCCCGTGCTCGCCACCCCGCGATCGAGCAATCGCTCCACCAGCGCTCGCCGCTCTGGTAGAGGGTAATTGCGGTGGATCTCCCGCTTCATCGCCTGGGGGGATCCGCCGCCATGCAGCGAGATTACCGAATACCACCCGGCAGTATTCGAGGCCGTCAGGTCTTCCATCAGGCGCGCCACTTCCATGCGCTGGGCGTAGGGCACGTCCGCACGCGCGGTCAGTAGCTCGCTGAGCTTTGCGGCGGTGGCAGGGTTGTGGTCCTCATCGGGCCCGGGAAGAGCAACCACCAACCCGCCGGAGACCTCGTGGGCTAGGCGATGCATATCGTAAATCTGATTGGCGAGCAGGAGCTTGCCTATGTTGGCGAAGACCGGTTCGGGCTGCACGTTGCCGGCGGGGTCTACCAGGGCGTAGGTCGAGGCCGCTACGCCGCAGGCGAAGAACCCTTCCACAATCGTGATCAGCTCCACCAGGTCCTCACGGATATGCTGCACGCGATTGGGGTCGAGGCCGTTCGCCTCGGCCATCAGCAAGCCTGCGCCGATCAGCAAATCGCCAAAGCCAGCGCGGGCGCCTATGCAGCTGTGGCGGTGGTGGGCGGCGTAGCTCGTTACTAGCAGCTCTGAGTGCATCCACTCACCGGCCATGAACACACGCTCGTGCGGCACGAAGACGTCTTCGAAGATACACACGCCCGTCGACTGGCCGTAGCGAGCACTGAACTTCGCGGCCGGCTCGCCGGGCCGGCCGGCGGGGCGGGTGACGATGGTCAGGCCCGGCGCGTCGATGGGCACCGCGCAGCACACGGCGTAGTCCGCATCCGCCTCGCCCATGGTGCGACAGGGCATCACCAACAGTTCGTGCATATAGGGCGCGCCAGTGACGATAGCTTTGACGCCCCGAATGACGATGCCGTCGGCGCGCCTTGCCACCACGCGCACGTAACTGTCCGCATTCGGTTGCGCATGGGGATGTAGGCGACGATCGCCCTTGCCGTCGGTCATCGCCACGCCAAGGGTGAGGTCGCGACGCTGGACCTCGTGCAGGTAGGCCAGGAAGCGGTCGGGGCGTTCGTCGGCGCCATCCTCGGCGAGGCGGTGAGACAGCTGGAAGATGGCATTCAGTGCGTCGTGAGTGAGGTAGCGTTGGGCACACCCCGTCTCGCGGCACACGAGCCGGCAGGCCTCGAGCTTCGAGAGCAAGTCATCCTCGTGGCGGTTGATGTGCAGCATGCGGTTCACCTGAAGCCCCGAGGTGGCCTGCTCGGCCACCATCAGCGCCCGCGTGTCCGCTTGCACGGCGAGATCGTAGGTCACTCCCACGGCGGCCACGCCGGGTGCCAAGCGCGGATCGTCGGCCACGGAGGTCACCTGCTCGCCGTTGCAGTACACGCGCGGCGAGTAAGCACGCAAGCTCTCGCGGTAGTCGGCAGCGCTCATCAACACATTGGTCACGGGGAGCACCTCCTCGCGCGCGAAGTGGTCGGGCGACTCACGCATCACCTGCCAGCACCGTGGCCAAGCCTTGAAGATCCGGCTGCTGTTCCAAAGTCAAGAGCACGTCGCGTATGCGCTGCGCGCGCGCGCGATCGGTCGTGCGCTCGGCGTTAGCGAAGAACTTGGCTTCGACATCGGCCTCTGCCATGGGGTTTTCGCGTGCGCCGCGGTTCACGGCCTGGCGCCGGGTGACGCTGCGACCGTCGCTAAAGGTAACGGTGATCTCACCGCTGTAGTGGGTGGGATATGCCGACTCCGGATCGATCTCGTAAGACACTCGATCGATCAGCGCCAACACGTCCCGGTCGCCGCGCGTGGCCTCCTCCAGCTCGCTCAAGGCAAAGCGGCCCCGGAGTAGGGCCACCGCCACGGCGTAGGGCAGGCTGAACTGGGCGTCGTAATCGCTGCTTGGGCGGCGCTTCTTCTCGAAGGGCTCGCACACCACGCCGACTTGCCGTGGGTGCAGGCGCACGGTGACTGCCTCGACCTTCTCCGGCAAGAACCCGGGCGCCTCGCGCAACGCCAAGGCTGCGTCGATGAATGCATGATTGAAGTGGCAGGCAGGATAAGGTTTGAAGGCGACATTCAGGGTCTCCCACGCGTCGCCGAGATCCTCGCCCAAGGCCCCTATATCCAAGCCATGGTCCGGCCCCAGGTGCAGGTTGTATAGCCCGTAACGCCCCTCATAGGCGCGCTTCGGCCCCAGAAAGCCCCCGGCCGCTAGCGCAGTGGCCGTGGTGGCGCTGACGGCGGCCCACCCCGGGTGCATGCGCTTGGTCCAGTCCCCATCATCGAGAAACTCAAGGCTGCCAGACGCCATGCTGAGCACGATGCCCTGAGCGTTCACCAGTTGTTCGAGCGTGAGACCGGCGAGGCGCCCGGCGCAAAGAGTGGCGCCGTAGGCACCGATCATCCCCGTTGGGTGATGGCCGCGATGCTGGAAGCGCCCCTGCGCCACCGCGCCCAGGCGAGCGTCTGCTTCGAGCGCGATGACGTAGGCGGCGAGCGCCTCGTGCCCACTGGCTCCATGAGCAAGCCCGTTGCCCAAGGCCGTGGGCAAGGCGCTTGCCGTTGCGTGCACCACGCTGCCGGCGTGGGTGTCGTCGAAGTCGAGGCCGTGGATGAGGATGCCGTTCAGCAGCATCGCATCGCGCGGCGCCAATCGCAGGGCTTTACCGATCACCGGGGAGTCGCCACCACTCACCAGCGGTGTGAGCCCTGCGATCGCACGGGCTGCGAAGGGAAAGGCGCCAGAGGCGAGCGCGATCCCAACCCCGTCCAACATGCACAGAAGCGCATGTTCGCGAACCTCTCGGGGGATCTCCCCGTGGCGCAGGTCTAGGCTCCAGCGCGCAAGTCGAGTGGCGATGAGCTCGTCGACGCCCGTGATCTCGGGCATCGGAGCGGAAGAAGTGGACACGGGCGGGAGCCTCCAAGGGCGGCGCAAATGCCGCGACGTGCAACCGGACGGGCTAGTATAGGCAAATGTCCGGACATTCACTCCCCTAGCAACGCCACACTTGCCGTGCTGGTTCGCGACCGCCGGCACGGAGGTTGAAGATGAAGCCACTTGCAGGCCTGCGGGTCCTCGACATCGCCACTTACATCGCGGCCCCCTACTGCGCCACCCTATTCGCGGAATTCGGTGCGGATGTCATCAAGGTCGAGATGCCCGGCGGCGAGCCCATGCGGCGCTTCGGCAGCCGAATGGCGTGCGGCGAGACCCTCGTGTGGTTGAGCGAAGCCCGCAACAAGCGCTGCATCACGCTAAACTTGAAGGAATCCCGGGGGCAGGAGCTCTTCCGCCAGCTCGCCGCCCAAGCCGATGTCATTACCGAGAATTTTCGCACCGCCACGCTGGAGCGTTGGGGACTAGGCTACGAGCAGCTCGCAGCAGAAAACCCTGGTTTGATCATGCTGCGCGTCACAGGCTACGGGCAGACAGGCCCCTACGCCCAACGCCCGGGCTTCGGTCGTATCGCGAATGCCTTCGGAGGCATCTCTTACCTCGCCGGCGACCCCGACCGCCCGCCCGCGACCCCCGGATCGGCCACTCTGGCGGACTACATGAGCGGCCTCTACGGCGCCTTCGGCGTCATGCTCGCCCTGCGCGCCCGCGAGCAATCAGGCAAAGGCCAGATCGTGGACATGGCTCTCTACGAGAGTATCTTCCGCATCCTCGACGAGCTTGCCCCGGCGTATGACAAATTCGGTTTCATTCGCCAGCGCATGGGCGCGGCCACGGTGAACGTGGTGCCCCACAGCCACTACCCCACCGCAGACCAACGCTGGGTGGCGATCGCCTGTACCAACGACAAGATCTTCGCGCGCCTCGCGGGCGCCATGGGCTGCCCGGAAGTGGCCGGTGACGGCTGCTACGGCACGATCGAGCAGCGCGAAGCGGCTCGAGCACAGGTGGACGGCTTGGTCGGCGAATGGACCGGCTCGCTCACCAGCGAGGAGGTGATCGCACGCTGCGATGAAGCCTCCGTCCCGTGCGGCCCGGTGGCGGCTATCGATGAGCTCTTCCGCAATCCCCAGGTGGCCGCGCGCGAGAACATCGCACGCGTGGAGGACCCCCGCGTGGGCGACCTCGCGGTGCCGAACGTCGTTCCCAAGCTGATGGAAACCCCAGGTGAAATCACCCATCTCGGCGCTGGTGTGGGGGCACACAATCGCGAGGTGTACGGTGACCTTCTAGGGCTCGACGATGAGGCCCTAACGGCCCTGCGCGAGTCCGGCGTGATCTAAGGGCAACGAACGCCGCCAGTCAGCGCTCTGCGCCGCTGGCGTCGGCCAGAGCCACGATGCGTTTCGCGCGCTCCACGATAGGGTAGTCGATGAAGTAGCCGTCCAGCTGGATCGACGCCGACCCAGCCGCCTCCGCCCGCTCGAAGGCCGCGATCACCGACCGTGCGTGCGCCACTTCGGCCTCCTTCGGCGAGAAGATCTCATTGCACGCGTCCACCTGGCGCGGGTGAATGACCAGCTTGCCCTGAAACCCGTACTCGCGGCCGCGCTGGGCCGATGCCCGCAGGCGCTCATCATCGTTAATGTGGATGACCACCGTATCGATCGGCGGCTCTAGGCCCGCGGCACGGGACACGCGAACGAGGCGCGCGCGCGCGTCGGCCAGCGCCGTCTCGTGCGCGGTCCACTCACAGGCGATGTCATGGTGGTAATCACCGGCACCGAAGGCGAGCCGTCGCACACGTGTGCCCGAGTCGCAGATGGCCTCTAGGTTGGTAATCCCCAGCGCGGTCTCCACGATTGGCATCAAATCGAGGCTGCCGGGGTCCAGGCCGCGCTCCCGCTCGAGTGACTGCATCAGCCAGTCGATCGTGTGCAGCTGCTCCGGTGACTCCACCTTTGGCAACACGAAACCATCGAGCCAGGCACCGAGCGTCTCAAACACATCGCGAAAGCACCATGCCGTGTCGGTGCCGTTGACACGAACGTAGCCGCGGCACGGGCGCGGCGCCTGCAGCGCCGCCACCACGGCGTCGCGAGTGATCGCCTTCTCCGCCGCCGCCACGGCGTCTTCTAGGTCTAGGATGGCGACATCCGCGCCCACCTGAAACACCTTCTCCACCTTACGTGGATGATTGCCTGGAGCGAACATCCAGGTTCTGTTTGCGGTCATCGTTCGCGTCCTTTTGGATCGAGCCAATCGCGGGTCAGGCTCCATCGGTAGGAGAACTGGTCGGCCGGATGGTGGGAGACGGAAATCTCGAAAATTCGCTCGTCGTTGCCTCGGTAGCGACGAACGGCGGTCAGCGCCGGTGTCCCTGCCTCCATCGCTAGCGCCCTGGCGATCGGCGCTTCGAGTAGTTCGGCGGAAATCTCTAGATCCACGTTGGTCACCCGCTCCCCGAACTGCTCCTCGATCAGCGCATACACGGGCTTCGGCTCCCCGATCCAGCTAGCGACCGCCGAGTAGGCCGGCAGCAGGTAGACGTCCGTCCAGCAGATTCGTTGACCGGTCTTGAGCACCTGGCGGACACCCGATAGGCGGGTCCACGCAGAGCCCTGGGGCACGCCGAGTCGCGCCGCGAGCGCCCGATCGACCTTCAGCTCGTGCTCTTGCTCACTGATCCGAAGGCGCGTGCCGCCGGGGTATTGGAACAGCTCTGCCACGCTGCTGACGGACTGCACGAAGGCCTCGACCGGTCGATCGGAGAGCACGGTGGTGCCGGCCCCCTTGCGCCGGCCGATCATGCCTCGCTCTTCCAACACGCGCAGGGCCTCGCGCACCGTGTGCCTGGACACCCCGTAGCGCGCACAAAGATCTAGCTCGCCTGGGAGCAGCGCACCAACGGCGATGGCCCCGGCCGTGATTTCCTCCATCAGCTCGTCAGCGATCTGACGGTAACGCGGCTTGGCGCGGCGACCGCCCTTCGGCTCGATTTGTCCGGACATGGTTTATAGTATGCCAGCTCGGTTCCCTGCGGTGTTTCGCCTTGCG from Pseudomonadota bacterium includes the following:
- a CDS encoding MmgE/PrpD family protein; protein product: MSTSSAPMPEITGVDELIATRLARWSLDLRHGEIPREVREHALLCMLDGVGIALASGAFPFAARAIAGLTPLVSGGDSPVIGKALRLAPRDAMLLNGILIHGLDFDDTHAGSVVHATASALPTALGNGLAHGASGHEALAAYVIALEADARLGAVAQGRFQHRGHHPTGMIGAYGATLCAGRLAGLTLEQLVNAQGIVLSMASGSLEFLDDGDWTKRMHPGWAAVSATTATALAAGGFLGPKRAYEGRYGLYNLHLGPDHGLDIGALGEDLGDAWETLNVAFKPYPACHFNHAFIDAALALREAPGFLPEKVEAVTVRLHPRQVGVVCEPFEKKRRPSSDYDAQFSLPYAVAVALLRGRFALSELEEATRGDRDVLALIDRVSYEIDPESAYPTHYSGEITVTFSDGRSVTRRQAVNRGARENPMAEADVEAKFFANAERTTDRARAQRIRDVLLTLEQQPDLQGLATVLAGDA
- a CDS encoding 4-hydroxyphenylacetate 3-hydroxylase N-terminal domain-containing protein, with the protein product MRESPDHFAREEVLPVTNVLMSAADYRESLRAYSPRVYCNGEQVTSVADDPRLAPGVAAVGVTYDLAVQADTRALMVAEQATSGLQVNRMLHINRHEDDLLSKLEACRLVCRETGCAQRYLTHDALNAIFQLSHRLAEDGADERPDRFLAYLHEVQRRDLTLGVAMTDGKGDRRLHPHAQPNADSYVRVVARRADGIVIRGVKAIVTGAPYMHELLVMPCRTMGEADADYAVCCAVPIDAPGLTIVTRPAGRPGEPAAKFSARYGQSTGVCIFEDVFVPHERVFMAGEWMHSELLVTSYAAHHRHSCIGARAGFGDLLIGAGLLMAEANGLDPNRVQHIREDLVELITIVEGFFACGVAASTYALVDPAGNVQPEPVFANIGKLLLANQIYDMHRLAHEVSGGLVVALPGPDEDHNPATAAKLSELLTARADVPYAQRMEVARLMEDLTASNTAGWYSVISLHGGGSPQAMKREIHRNYPLPERRALVERLLDRGVASTGQSGAPPRRRQLGKCCAVGCEGPDGATGAQATEGDRTG
- a CDS encoding GntR family transcriptional regulator, which gives rise to MSGQIEPKGGRRAKPRYRQIADELMEEITAGAIAVGALLPGELDLCARYGVSRHTVREALRVLEERGMIGRRKGAGTTVLSDRPVEAFVQSVSSVAELFQYPGGTRLRISEQEHELKVDRALAARLGVPQGSAWTRLSGVRQVLKTGQRICWTDVYLLPAYSAVASWIGEPKPVYALIEEQFGERVTNVDLEISAELLEAPIARALAMEAGTPALTAVRRYRGNDERIFEISVSHHPADQFSYRWSLTRDWLDPKGRER
- a CDS encoding isochorismatase family cysteine hydrolase; translation: MIQPTYVDEFTRDISFTPDSTALVVVDMQHASGSREHGLGRLLAERGTLDSAAYRFDRIDQLIVPNTQRLLTCFRSVDALIVYITLGPTLPDYSDAPAHLRKWFEATRNHVGRPEHEIVPALAPQPGDVVLNKTTIGAFGSTAIDSVLRARGIEEIVVTGVSTNNCVGMTAMEAADRQYGAALVSDATGTCSDAMQEATLTSFRRLWGRVATTDEVIAEITGRAASS
- a CDS encoding CoA ester lyase, with protein sequence MTANRTWMFAPGNHPRKVEKVFQVGADVAILDLEDAVAAAEKAITRDAVVAALQAPRPCRGYVRVNGTDTAWCFRDVFETLGAWLDGFVLPKVESPEQLHTIDWLMQSLERERGLDPGSLDLMPIVETALGITNLEAICDSGTRVRRLAFGAGDYHHDIACEWTAHETALADARARLVRVSRAAGLEPPIDTVVIHINDDERLRASAQRGREYGFQGKLVIHPRQVDACNEIFSPKEAEVAHARSVIAAFERAEAAGSASIQLDGYFIDYPIVERAKRIVALADASGAER
- a CDS encoding M1 family aminopeptidase, with translation MPARHLACLPLLILSVLLSVAVTGIAYAAYPDAAPRGRLPPQVQPLHYTLELEIDPRHERFGGRVSIRLRLDEAVSHLWLHGDGVQIARAEIIQGRSRRDAQWRDVLPSGVARVDIDGGPVGPGVVTLTLEYDALFDRNLAGLFAVQEQGEFYALAKSESIQARKYLPGFDEPGFKAPFDISLTIPEGYAAISNGPEVRREPAGDGMQRVTFATTRPLSTYLLSLAVGPFDVVERPAIPPNDVRKTPLPLRGIARKGRGDALAYVLDITPRFVEIFEQSLRQPYPYAKLDIVAAPQWPSGATELAAAISYREQRILIDGTPPPAVRRALISVHAHEIAHMWFGNVVTPPWWDDLWLKEGFATWATPFVLTQWEPQAGHDMTARARTVDAMAKDSLASVRRVREPIALNEDIRNAYTSIPYSKGAALIAMADAYFGAEAFRPALGRYVARYADGTADSADFFEAIGEASGEPALTESFQSFVEQPGVPEVSAALQCAPDAPPRVRLAQRRYLPVGSPAEEAAAVQRWVIPVCVAFAGPETGDRGRACILLRDASSELALNAPAGHCPAWLHPNADGAGYYRYSLSAKGWQALLAALAEIEATEALTVIDSAMAAFEAGTLPASTLLHVVEAAAAAEHRLVVTAPMARLRRYAATVLDETAGQTLLRWAGEHYRPRLAALAWARTEEDQLLRTALARFLALDARDPALRRQLARDAADFVGLGGDPDASALDADRYDTALTVGVQELGAPFIERMLMRRDELDDPRFEAAAVKVLGRSQSPTLRADAQARVLAGEFGTRENWALVNALFEGPSTRAQAWDWYRAHFTQLMAVIPAQYRRRSPQPAADFCSAERARQLSMLFAEKGAEVPGHRRPLRQAMEQIGLCAALAQSQGARLAGALRYVEDSAR
- a CDS encoding TauD/TfdA family dioxygenase, whose amino-acid sequence is MSSASNTPGGGPPTLLDVTSLKAGFGARVSGLQISAAPSAVDVTAVRELWHRHKLLVLPAQQVEEPDLVGFSAALGKLEIHVRAEYLSPQHPELLYVSNMRREGRTIGILADREVGWHYDQIYLPKPAVGSLLCAVTLPEAGGDTYFADMVSAYAALPARTRERLAGAEAIQSYAAFNAMYSVPTTPEQAARTPDLRQPVVRTHPYTGEQALYLCPGMTTRITGMAQHESDALLQELFDWSVQERFVYRHRWEKGDCVLWDNAATMHRRDPFSGGERLMKRTTILPDDDRARPFYRAESST
- a CDS encoding CoA transferase, with the protein product MKPLAGLRVLDIATYIAAPYCATLFAEFGADVIKVEMPGGEPMRRFGSRMACGETLVWLSEARNKRCITLNLKESRGQELFRQLAAQADVITENFRTATLERWGLGYEQLAAENPGLIMLRVTGYGQTGPYAQRPGFGRIANAFGGISYLAGDPDRPPATPGSATLADYMSGLYGAFGVMLALRAREQSGKGQIVDMALYESIFRILDELAPAYDKFGFIRQRMGAATVNVVPHSHYPTADQRWVAIACTNDKIFARLAGAMGCPEVAGDGCYGTIEQREAARAQVDGLVGEWTGSLTSEEVIARCDEASVPCGPVAAIDELFRNPQVAARENIARVEDPRVGDLAVPNVVPKLMETPGEITHLGAGVGAHNREVYGDLLGLDDEALTALRESGVI